TCCTGATAGAAGGGCAGCCGCGCGATCTCCTCCGGCGTGGTGAAGTCCTGATCGACCGCGATGCCGCGCGTGCGCATGAACGGCAGGCCGCGCAGGCGATAATCCTCGCGGTACCAGCCCTCGCCGAAGTAGCGTTGCGCGGCATCGTCCAGGGACGGCGTGTGGATCGCGTCGAGCCCCATCCGATCCGAGCGGAGGAGCAGGGCTCCCTCGCTGCCGGAGGCACGCGAGGCCCGCTCGATCAGGTCCGGCCAGCGCGCGGCGTCGAACACCGCCTCTTCGAGATCCTGCTGGAACCCGGCCTCAAGATCGTCGCGCAAGCGCGCGACAGGATCGCGGATCAGGCTGGGCATCGGACCTGCTTCCGAGCCGCCGGATCCTGCCGATCAGCATGAGGCCGCCCAGATCCCATCCCAAATACGCGCCACCGATCGGCACGAATGTAGATCGTATATTCGTGCTCGCGCAATCGTCCGCTGATCTCCGAAGATCTGGTCAGCCAGAGGCCCTCGCCACCGTGTGCCCGCTCCGGAGGCCGGACCGACTGATCGAGCCGGCCCGCATCGCTCGCCCCAGCATCGCCGCGGGGCACGCGTGACACCAGGATCGCCTCAGGGCGCCGCGTGCAGACCGCCCATGACGGGGGCCGCCGGTACCTCCTCGGCGATCGGTTCCTGGATCAGGGTCCAGTAGCCGAGGGCGGCCACCAGGGCGATCGCGGCGCCGGTGATGAAGGCCATGGAGAAATGGCCGGTCCCGCCGACGATGAAGCCGGTGACGGTCGGAGCCAGGGCGCCGCCGATATAGCCGCCGAAATTCTGCATCGCCCCGAGCGAGGCGGTGCAGCTCGCGGGCGCCGCCACGGAGGCCATCGCCCAGGCGGACGACGAGCTCATGTAGACGAGGAAGAGCGAGGCCGAGATGCAGGCGATGGCGAGCGTGTCGCTCGGCGTCAGGGCGGCCACCACGGTGAAGGCCGCGGTCGCCACCAGGGATGCGACCATCGGGATCTTGCGGCTGCGGATCGGGTCGACGCCGCGCCGGACCAGCACGTCCACCACACGGCCGCCGAGGATCCCGCCCAAGACCCCGAAGGCGAACGGGATCGAGCCGACCAGGCCGGTCTTCTGCAGGGTGAAGTGCCGCTCGATCTCAAGGTAGCTCGGCAGCCACGCGGTGTAGAGCCACGTCATGTAGATGCAGCCGAAATAGCCGACGATCATGCCCCAGCTGGTGCGGAACCCGAACAGCCGGCGCCAGGCGCTCCAGGTGACCGCGCTGCTCGCGTTCGGCGCATCGCCCTCCTCCAGGAAGGCGCGCTCCCCGGGCGTCAGGTCGGACTCCCGCGGGTTGCGGAACACGAGGTAGACGATGGCGGCGAGCCCGAGCCCCGCGATACCCATGATCACGAACATCGCCCGCCAGCCGAAGCTCACCATCAGGAAGGTGAGCAGCGGCAGGGCCAGGAAGGTGCCGAGCGACGAGGCGCAGTTCCAGATCCCCGTGGCGGTGCCGCGCTGGCGGATGTTGAACCAGTCGCGGGAGACCCGGGCGCAGGTCGGGAAATGCGGCGCCTCGCCGACACCGAGCACGATCCGCGCGCTCACGAACTGCCAGAACGACGTCACGGCGCCGCCGAGCATCTGGCCCAGGGACCAGCAGGTGAGGCCGAGGGTGAGCGTCAGGCGCGGGCCGAGCCGGTCGGCCAGGGCGCCCGCGGGGAGCTGCGCGAAGGCGTAGGCCCACAGGAACGCCGAGAGCAGCAGCCCCATGTCGGGGATGGAGAGGCCGAGATCCTCGCGGATCAGCGGGTTGGCCACCGCCAGGGTGGCGCGGTCGACGTAGTTGACGACGCCCGCCGTCACGAGGAGCGCGAGCGAGATCATCTGGATACGCCGGAGGCGCGGCGTCGCGGCCGTGACCATCGTATCCTCGGCCATCGTGTCCTCCCCAAGCTGACGGGCCCCTTCGGGGTCTCCAGGGTCCCACCGGTCGCGCGCGACTCGTGAGGGCCCGGTCCCATTCTGCACCGAACCGGATCGGGGGGAAGAGTCCGTCGCCCCTCGCCTCGCGGCGCGGGGCGTCGTAGACCGCCCGTCACCCTCACCGTTCGAGACAGCACCGTTGCGCCTGACCCAGATCACCCACCACGACCTCGACGGCTACGGGGCCTCCACGGTGGCGGCCGCCTGCGCGCCGGTCGACCGCGTCGTGCACGTGCCCCGCTACAGCGATGTCGGCCCGGTCTTCGAGGACGAGATCAAGCGCCTCGGCCGCGCCGCCGAGAGCGAGATCCTCCTGATGACCGACCTCGGGCTGGAGGAGCAGACGATCGCGGGACTGAAGAAGTTCGCCGCCCTGAACCGCCGCCGCGAGGAGGGCCGGAAGCACCGCCTCGTCGTTCTCGACCATCATGCCTCGTCGCTGGACCAGCTGCGGCGCCTTGGCCTGGAGCCGGCCGCCGATCCGGCGCGCCCGGGCCTCCACCGGATCGACCTGAACGACCCCGAGATCGCGATCCTCATCGAGGAGGACATCTGCGCGACGCGGATGACCTACGAACACCGGGCGCTCTTCGCCGCGCAGGAGCCCGCGACGGATCTCGCGAGCTTCCTCACGGCGGTGGACGCCCTCGACCTCTGGCGGAAGGAGAGCCCGGCCTTCCGCGGCGGCCTCGCGCTGGACGAGCTGTTCTGGGACGTGGTCTCCAGCTACGTGCCGGTCGGTCATCCC
The sequence above is drawn from the Methylobacterium mesophilicum SR1.6/6 genome and encodes:
- a CDS encoding DHH superfamily phosphohydrolase codes for the protein MRLTQITHHDLDGYGASTVAAACAPVDRVVHVPRYSDVGPVFEDEIKRLGRAAESEILLMTDLGLEEQTIAGLKKFAALNRRREEGRKHRLVVLDHHASSLDQLRRLGLEPAADPARPGLHRIDLNDPEIAILIEEDICATRMTYEHRALFAAQEPATDLASFLTAVDALDLWRKESPAFRGGLALDELFWDVVSSYVPVGHPWHDRFVSDILLAAAAALRDGADPADLERRATAIRTGVVDALLRDAPDDDPALTTRMRLARALARSDALFRPLKDGTLLSFALDAGTFQRVSDLIMDAGRAKRVVNVQRMGTLSFRSNDSTALDGARLFRGGGHRDAAGGRLQSGSAFSMADAIAQVEPVLNPEKPAGSDSPFAALKNWKG
- a CDS encoding MFS transporter, which produces MVTAATPRLRRIQMISLALLVTAGVVNYVDRATLAVANPLIREDLGLSIPDMGLLLSAFLWAYAFAQLPAGALADRLGPRLTLTLGLTCWSLGQMLGGAVTSFWQFVSARIVLGVGEAPHFPTCARVSRDWFNIRQRGTATGIWNCASSLGTFLALPLLTFLMVSFGWRAMFVIMGIAGLGLAAIVYLVFRNPRESDLTPGERAFLEEGDAPNASSAVTWSAWRRLFGFRTSWGMIVGYFGCIYMTWLYTAWLPSYLEIERHFTLQKTGLVGSIPFAFGVLGGILGGRVVDVLVRRGVDPIRSRKIPMVASLVATAAFTVVAALTPSDTLAIACISASLFLVYMSSSSAWAMASVAAPASCTASLGAMQNFGGYIGGALAPTVTGFIVGGTGHFSMAFITGAAIALVAALGYWTLIQEPIAEEVPAAPVMGGLHAAP